One Gadus morhua chromosome 13, gadMor3.0, whole genome shotgun sequence genomic window carries:
- the dtx3lb.2 gene encoding E3 ubiquitin-protein ligase DTX3L isoform X7, producing MNTHSDQSTGSKTSSQDSETNAEAVPKGENNSDDQSTGSKTSSQDSEQPDAEEVANGRDNSNVMNTHSDQSTGSKTSSQDSETNAEEVPKGKNNSDDQSTGSKTSSQDSEQPDAEEVANGTPPKKDTTVATVHLKVVWPEGEPPPKWEKELQKALQSWFNKNPKNRVTTECSKLTGQMDGSVRLEITPATGQEDLFTDDTQLTLKDQTTASVRRLNGGGSARVHHYTHPSWLIPSAPPKNNSNDQSTGSKTSSQDSEQPDAEEVPNGTLKKKDKPVATVHLKVVWPEGEPPSRWETELQKALQSWFNKHQKSGVTTKCLNLTGQKDGSVRLELIPATGQEDLFTDDTQLTLRDQKTTASVRRLNGGGSAPVTHDNDTPRLLPSAPPTPMKKDKPVATIHLKVVWPEGEPPRRWETELQKALQSWFNKNPKRTVITECVRLTDQKDGSVRLEIIPATGQEDLFTDDTQLTLRDQKTTASVRRLNGGGSAPVAHDNDNPWLIPSAPPEPVSCTVPLVHFWYVNQVYREKMKRIEEENGVHIQKEVKVSFNGDTSAGADPVKALSEFTDLVQSCLGDSTCYSYCHEPGQVDWEKALQLIKQGREKLTLTVSPHEVEVCGPMESLKTFKKKSKILKKSHNSQIPGPSSTGEAQGRSDTLQIDLANWVVVTTLFKTELAELEKVFGVKYCYMQDKVKARAEMKSRDAFTLESDALRALVCLHQRVTASVLSCSLHSQSQRHLVKERLAGLPGVVPDFQGDQWRIIGLPEDLRRAVDLIESDLGRPIFREEDKQRIGHLRYGVDSSGGRDMAGGAPPVRGAPAAEEEEDKCPVCMDQITNRTTLPCNHALCTECLENFVTKMGPTCPICKAIFGEITGDQPDGSMTYETQRTSLPGFWGYGHILIKYDIPHGKQTARHPNPGRPYRGTQRSAYLPDNREGWEVLTLLQRAFDKRLIFTVGTSVTSGSENQVTWNDIHHKTSFGGGPASFGYPDPDYLRRVKEELKAKGIE from the exons ATGAATACGCATAGCGACCAGAGTACTGGAAGTAAAACCAGTTCACAGGATTCAGAGACTAATGCCGAGGCGGTTCCTAAAGGG GAAAACAATTCTGACGACCAGAGTACTGGAAGTAAAACCAGTTCACAGGATTCAGAGCAACCTGATGCTGAAGAGGTTGCTAATGGG AGAGACAATTCTAACGTAATGAATACGCATAGCGACCAGAGTACTGGAAGTAAAACCAGTTCACAGGATTCAGAGACCAATGCCGAGGAGGTTCCTAAAGGG AAAAACAATTCTGACGACCAGAGTACTGGAAGTAAAACCAGTTCACAGGATTCAGAGCAACCTGATGCTGAAGAGGTTGCTAATGGG ACTCCCCCGAAGAAGGATACAACTGTAGCCACCGTTCATCTGAAGGTGGTCTGGCCAGAGGGAGAACCTCCACCCAAGTGGGAGAAAGAACTTCAAAAAGCTCTGCAGAGTTGGTTCAACAAAAACCCCAAAAACAGAGTCACCACCGAGTGCTCAAAGCTAACCGGTCAAATGGATGGAAGTGTGAGGCTGGAGATAACACCGGCTACAG GGCAGGAGGATCTGTTCACTGACGACACCCAGCTGACCCTGAAGGACCAGACAACAGCCAGTGTGAGGCGTCTTAATGGGGGTGGTTCTGCTCGGGTCCACCATTACACCCACCCTTCTTGGTTAATCCCATCTGCACCACCT AAAAACAATTCTAACGACCAGAGTACCGGAAGTAAAACCAGTTCACAGGATTCAGAGCAACCTGATGCTGAAGAGGTTCCTAATGGG ACTCTAAAGAAGAAGGATAAACCTGTAGCAACCGTTCATCTGAAGGTAGTCTGGCCAGAGGGAGAACCTCCAAGCAGGTGGGAGACAGAACTTCAAAAAGCTCTGCAAAGTTGGTTCAACAAACACCAAAAAAGCGGAGTCACCACCAAGTGCTTAAATCTAACTGGTCAAAAAGATGGAAGTGTGAGGCTGGAGCTAATACCGGCTACAG GGCAGGAGGATCTGTTCACTGACGACACCCAGCTGACCCTGAGGGACCAGAAGACAACAGCCAGTGTGAGGCGTCTTAATGGGGGTGGTTCTGCTCCAGTAACCCATGACAACGACACTCCTCGGTTACTCCCATCTGCACCACCT ACCCCCATGAAGAAGGATAAACCTGTAGCAACCATTCATCTGAAGGTAGTCTGGCCAGAGGGAGAACCTCCACGCAGGTGGGAGACAGAACTTCAAAAAGCTCTGCAGAGTTGGTTCAACAAAAACCCCAAACGCACAGTCATCACTGAGTGTGTACGGCTAACTGATCAAAAGGATGGAAGTGTGAGGCTGGAGATAATACCGGCTACAG GGCAGGAGGATCTGTTCACTGACGACACCCAGCTGACCCTGAGGGACCAGAAGACAACAGCCAGTGTGAGGCGTCTTAATGGGGGTGGTTCTGCTCCAGTAGCCCATGACAACGACAATCCTTGGTTAATCCCATCTGCACCACCT GAGCCTGTGAGCTGCACTGTACCGCTGGTCCACTTCTGGTACGTGAACCAGGTCTACAGAGAGAAAATGAAACGCATCGAGGAAGAAAACGGTGTTCATATCCAAAAGGAAGTGAAGGTGTCCTTCAACGGTGACACCAGCGCTGGAGCAGACCCAGTCAAGGCTCTCTCTGAATTCACCGATCTAGTCCAGTCTTGTTTAGGAGACTCCACATGCTACTCTTACTGCCATGAGCCCGGTCAAGTGGACTGGGAGAAAGCCCTTCAACTCATCAAGCAGGGTCGAGAGAAGCTCACGCTTACCGTGTCACCCcatgaggtggaggtgtgtgggccAATGGAAAGCCTGAAGACTttcaaaaaaaaatctaaaattctAAAGAAAAGCCATAATTCCCAGATCCCTGGTCCGTCATCTACAGGGGAAGCTCAAGGAAGATCAGACACATTGCAAATTGATTTAGCAAATTGGGTGGTAGTAACTACTCTCTTTAAGACGGAGTTGGCAGAACTTGAAAAAGTGTTTGGGGTGAAATATTGTTACATGCAGGATAAGGTGAAGGCAAGAGCTGAAATGAAATCCAGAGATGCCTTTACCCTGGAGAGCGACGCCCTCAGAGCTCTTGTGTGCCTGCACCAGAGAGTGACCGCCTCGGTACTGAGTTGCTCCCTGCATagccagagccagagacacCTAGTGAAGGAGAGACTGGCTGGACTCCCTGGGGTCGTCCCTGATTTTCAGGGGGACCAGTGGAGGATCATCGGCCTGCCAGAGGACCTGCGCCGGGCTGTTGACCTCATCGAGAGTGACCTAGGAAGACCCATCTTCAGGGAGGAGGACAAGCAGAGGATTGGACACCTGAGATATGGAGTTGACTCCAGCGGAGGAAGAGACATGGCAGGGGGCGCACCCCCAGTGAGGGGGGCCCCGgcagctgaagaagaagaagacaagtGTCCTGTTTGCATGGATCAAATTACAAACAGGACAACGCTGCCGTGCAACCATGCGTTGTGCACAGAATGTCTGGAAAACTTTGTGACAAAGATGGGACCCACCTGTCCGATATGTAAAGCTATTTTTGGAGAAATAACGGGAGACCAGCCTGACGGAAGTATGACATATGAAACTCAACGTACTTCACTTCCAGGTTTCTGGGGATATGGCCATATATTGATCAAATATGACATTCCTCATGGAAAACAGACG GCCCGACACCCCAACCCTGGGAGGCCGTATCGTGGCACCCAGAGATCAGCGTACCTCCCAGACAACAGAGAAGGCTGGGAGGTGTTGACGTTACTGCAGAGAGCCTTCGACAAGAGGTTGATCTTCACAGTGGGGACCTCCGTTACCTCTGGGTCTGAGAACCAGGTCACCTGGAACGACATCCACCACAAGACCAGCTTCGGTGGAGGCCCAGCGAG CTTTGGGTATCCAGACCCCGACTACCTTCGGAGGGTGAAGGAGGAACTGAAGGCGAAAGGCATCGAGTGA
- the dtx3lb.2 gene encoding uncharacterized protein dtx3lb.2 isoform X2 produces MNTHSDQSTGSKTSSQDSETNAEAVPKGENNSDDQSTGSKTSSQDSEQPDAEEVANGRDNSNVMNTHSDQSTGSKTSSQDSETNAEEVPKGKNNSDDQSTGSKTSSQDSEQPDAEEVANGTPPKKDTTVATVHLKVVWPEGEPPPKWEKELQKALQSWFNKNPKNRVTTECSKLTGQMDGSVRLEITPATGQEDLFTDDTQLTLKDQTTASVRRLNGGGSARVHHYTHPSWLIPSAPPKNNSNDQSTGSKTSSQDSEQPDAEEVPNGTLKKKDKPVATVHLKVVWPEGEPPSRWETELQKALQSWFNKHQKSGVTTKCLNLTGQKDGSVRLELIPATGQEDLFTDDTQLTLRDQKTTASVRRLNGGGSAPVTHDNDTPRLLPSAPPTPMKKDKPVATIHLKVVWPEGEPPRRWETELQKALQSWFNKNPKRTVITECVRLTDQKDGSVRLEIIPATGQEDLFTDDTQLTLRDQKTTASVRRLNGGGSAPVAHDNDNPWLIPSAPPTPQKKDTVATVHLKVVWPEGEPPPKWETELQKALQVWFNKNPKNRVTTECLKLTGQMDGSVRLGITPATGQEDLFTDDTQLTFRDQKTTASVRRLNGGGSAPVTHDNDTPRLFPSAPPEPVSCTVPLVLFWYVNQVYREKMKRIEEKNGVHIQKEVKVSFNGDTSAGADPVKALSEFTDLVQSCLGDSTCYSYSHEPGQVDWEKALQLIQQGREKLTLTVSPHEVEVCGPMESLKTFQNYSKIIKKSHNSQIPGPSSTGEAQGRSDTLHIDPVHWLVITTLFKTELAELEKGFGVKYGYIQDKVKARAEMKSKDAFTLESDSLRALVCLHQRVTASVLSCSLQSQSQRHLVKERLAGLPGVVPDFRGDQWRIIGLPEDLRRAVDLIESDLGRPVFREEDKQRIGHLRYGVDSSGGSDMAGGKPPVRGAPAAEEEEDKCPVCMDQITNRRMLPCHHALCKECLENLVTQMGPTCPICKALFGELTGDQPDGRMTYETQRYSLPGFQGHGNIVIKYEMYPGKQTARHPNPGKTHYGTQRSAYLPDNREGREVLRLLQRAFDKRLIFTVGTSRTSGSEDQVTWNDIHHKTSISGGPSSFGYPDPDYLRRVKEELKAKGIE; encoded by the exons ATGAATACGCATAGCGACCAGAGTACTGGAAGTAAAACCAGTTCACAGGATTCAGAGACTAATGCCGAGGCGGTTCCTAAAGGG GAAAACAATTCTGACGACCAGAGTACTGGAAGTAAAACCAGTTCACAGGATTCAGAGCAACCTGATGCTGAAGAGGTTGCTAATGGG AGAGACAATTCTAACGTAATGAATACGCATAGCGACCAGAGTACTGGAAGTAAAACCAGTTCACAGGATTCAGAGACCAATGCCGAGGAGGTTCCTAAAGGG AAAAACAATTCTGACGACCAGAGTACTGGAAGTAAAACCAGTTCACAGGATTCAGAGCAACCTGATGCTGAAGAGGTTGCTAATGGG ACTCCCCCGAAGAAGGATACAACTGTAGCCACCGTTCATCTGAAGGTGGTCTGGCCAGAGGGAGAACCTCCACCCAAGTGGGAGAAAGAACTTCAAAAAGCTCTGCAGAGTTGGTTCAACAAAAACCCCAAAAACAGAGTCACCACCGAGTGCTCAAAGCTAACCGGTCAAATGGATGGAAGTGTGAGGCTGGAGATAACACCGGCTACAG GGCAGGAGGATCTGTTCACTGACGACACCCAGCTGACCCTGAAGGACCAGACAACAGCCAGTGTGAGGCGTCTTAATGGGGGTGGTTCTGCTCGGGTCCACCATTACACCCACCCTTCTTGGTTAATCCCATCTGCACCACCT AAAAACAATTCTAACGACCAGAGTACCGGAAGTAAAACCAGTTCACAGGATTCAGAGCAACCTGATGCTGAAGAGGTTCCTAATGGG ACTCTAAAGAAGAAGGATAAACCTGTAGCAACCGTTCATCTGAAGGTAGTCTGGCCAGAGGGAGAACCTCCAAGCAGGTGGGAGACAGAACTTCAAAAAGCTCTGCAAAGTTGGTTCAACAAACACCAAAAAAGCGGAGTCACCACCAAGTGCTTAAATCTAACTGGTCAAAAAGATGGAAGTGTGAGGCTGGAGCTAATACCGGCTACAG GGCAGGAGGATCTGTTCACTGACGACACCCAGCTGACCCTGAGGGACCAGAAGACAACAGCCAGTGTGAGGCGTCTTAATGGGGGTGGTTCTGCTCCAGTAACCCATGACAACGACACTCCTCGGTTACTCCCATCTGCACCACCT ACCCCCATGAAGAAGGATAAACCTGTAGCAACCATTCATCTGAAGGTAGTCTGGCCAGAGGGAGAACCTCCACGCAGGTGGGAGACAGAACTTCAAAAAGCTCTGCAGAGTTGGTTCAACAAAAACCCCAAACGCACAGTCATCACTGAGTGTGTACGGCTAACTGATCAAAAGGATGGAAGTGTGAGGCTGGAGATAATACCGGCTACAG GGCAGGAGGATCTGTTCACTGACGACACCCAGCTGACCCTGAGGGACCAGAAGACAACAGCCAGTGTGAGGCGTCTTAATGGGGGTGGTTCTGCTCCAGTAGCCCATGACAACGACAATCCTTGGTTAATCCCATCTGCACCACCT ACTCCCCAGAAGAAGGATACTGTAGCCACCGTTCATCTGAAGGTAGTCTGGCCAGAGGGAGAACCTCCACCCAAGTGGGAGACAGAACTTCAAAAAGCTCTGCAGGTTTGGTTCAACAAAAACCCAAAAAACAGAGTCACCACCGAGTGCTTAAAGCTAACCGGTCAAATGGATGGAAGTGTGAGGCTGGGGATAACACCGGCTACAG GGCAGGAGGATCTGTTCACTGACGACACCCAGCTGACCTTTAGGGACCAGAAGACAACAGCCAGTGTGAG GCGTCTTAATGGGGGTGGTTCTGCTCCAGTAACCCATGACAACGACACTCCTCGGTTATTCCCATCTGCACCACCT GAGCCTGTGAGCTGCACTGTACCGCTGGTCCTCTTCTGGTACGTGAACCAGGTCTACAGAGAGAAAATGAAACGCATCGAGGAAAAAAACGGAGTTCATATCCAAAAGGAAGTGAAGGTGTCCTTCAACGGTGACACCAGCGCTGGAGCAGACCCAGTCAAGGCTCTCTCTGAATTCACCGATCTAGTCCAGTCTTGTTTAGGAGACTCCACATGCTACTCTTACTCCCATGAGCCCGGTCAAGTGGACTGGGAGAAAGCCCTTCAACTCATCCAGCAGGGTCGAGAGAAGCTCACGCTTACCGTGTCCCCCcatgaggtggaggtgtgtgggccAATGGAAAGCCTGAAGACTTTCCAAAATTATTCAAAAATTATAAAGAAAAGCCATAATTCCCAGATTCCTGGTCCGTCATCTACAGGGGAAGCTCAAGGAAGATCAGACACATTGCACATTGATCCAGTACATTGGCTTGTAATAACTACTCTCTTTAAGACGGAGTTGGCAGAACTTGAAAAAGGGTTTGGGGTGAAATATGGTTACATACAGGATAAGGTGAAGGCAAGAGCTGAAATGAAATCCAAAGATGCCTTTACCCTGGAGAGCGACTCCCTCAGAGCTCTTGTGTGCCTGCACCAGAGAGTGACCGCCTCGGTACTGAGTTGCTCCCtgcagagccagagccagagacacCTAGTGAAGGAGAGACTGGCTGGACTCCCTGGGGTCGTCCCTGATTTTCGGGGGGACCAGTGGAGGATCATCGGCCTGCCAGAGGACCTGCGCCGGGCTGTTGACCTCATCGAGAGTGACCTAGGAAGACCCGTCTTCAGGGAGGAGGACAAGCAGAGGATTGGACACCTGAGATATGGAGTCGACTCCAGCGGAGGAAGTGACATGGCAGGGGGCAAACCCCCAGTGAGGGGAGCCCCGgcagctgaagaagaagaagacaagtGTCCTGTTTGCATGGATCAAATTACAAACAGGAGAATGCTGCCGTGCCACCACGCGTTGTGCAAGGAATGTCTGGAAAACTTAGTGACACAGATGGGACCCACCTGTCCGATATGTAAAGCTCTTTTTGGAGAATTGACGGGAGACCAGCCTGACGGAAGAATGACATATGAAACTCAACGTTATTCACTTCCAGGTTTCCAGGGACACGGCAATATAGTGATCAAATATGAGATGTATCCTGGAAAACAGACG GCCCGACACCCCAACCCTGGGAAGACACATTATGGCACCCAGAGATCAGCGTACCTCCCAGACAACAGAGAAGGCAGGGAGGTGCTGAGGTTACTGCAGAGAGCCTTCGACAAGAGGTTGATCTTCACGGTGGGGACCTCCCGTACCTCGGGGTCCGAGGACCAGGTCACCTGGAACGATATCCACCACAAGACTAGCATCAGTGGAGGTCCATCGAG CTTTGGGTATCCAGACCCCGACTACCTTCGGAGGGTGAAGGAGGAACTGAAGGCGAAAGGCATCGAGTGA
- the dtx3lb.2 gene encoding E3 ubiquitin-protein ligase DTX3L isoform X6 — MNTHSDQSTGSKTSSQDSETNAEAVPKGENNSDDQSTGSKTSSQDSEQPDAEEVANGRDNSNVMNTHSDQSTGSKTSSQDSETNAEEVPKGKNNSDDQSTGSKTSSQDSEQPDAEEVANGTPPKKDTTVATVHLKVVWPEGEPPPKWEKELQKALQSWFNKNPKNRVTTECSKLTGQMDGSVRLEITPATGQEDLFTDDTQLTLKDQTTASVRRLNGGGSARVHHYTHPSWLIPSAPPKNNSNDQSTGSKTSSQDSEQPDAEEVPNGTLKKKDKPVATVHLKVVWPEGEPPSRWETELQKALQSWFNKHQKSGVTTKCLNLTGQKDGSVRLELIPATGQEDLFTDDTQLTLRDQKTTASVRRLNGGGSAPVTHDNDTPRLLPSAPPTPMKKDKPVATIHLKVVWPEGEPPRRWETELQKALQSWFNKNPKRTVITECVRLTDQKDGSVRLEIIPATGQEDLFTDDTQLTLRDQKTTASVRRLNGGGSAPVTHDNDTPRLFPSAPPEPVSCTVPLVLFWYVNQVYREKMKRIEEKNGVHIQKEVKVSFNGDTSAGADPVKALSEFTDLVQSCLGDSTCYSYSHEPGQVDWEKALQLIQQGREKLTLTVSPHEVEVCGPMESLKTFQNYSKIIKKSHNSQIPGPSSTGEAQGRSDTLHIDPVHWLVITTLFKTELAELEKGFGVKYGYIQDKVKARAEMKSKDAFTLESDSLRALVCLHQRVTASVLSCSLQSQSQRHLVKERLAGLPGVVPDFRGDQWRIIGLPEDLRRAVDLIESDLGRPVFREEDKQRIGHLRYGVDSSGGSDMAGGKPPVRGAPAAEEEEDKCPVCMDQITNRRMLPCHHALCKECLENLVTQMGPTCPICKALFGELTGDQPDGRMTYETQRYSLPGFQGHGNIVIKYEMYPGKQTARHPNPGKTHYGTQRSAYLPDNREGREVLRLLQRAFDKRLIFTVGTSRTSGSEDQVTWNDIHHKTSISGGPSSFGYPDPDYLRRVKEELKAKGIE, encoded by the exons ATGAATACGCATAGCGACCAGAGTACTGGAAGTAAAACCAGTTCACAGGATTCAGAGACTAATGCCGAGGCGGTTCCTAAAGGG GAAAACAATTCTGACGACCAGAGTACTGGAAGTAAAACCAGTTCACAGGATTCAGAGCAACCTGATGCTGAAGAGGTTGCTAATGGG AGAGACAATTCTAACGTAATGAATACGCATAGCGACCAGAGTACTGGAAGTAAAACCAGTTCACAGGATTCAGAGACCAATGCCGAGGAGGTTCCTAAAGGG AAAAACAATTCTGACGACCAGAGTACTGGAAGTAAAACCAGTTCACAGGATTCAGAGCAACCTGATGCTGAAGAGGTTGCTAATGGG ACTCCCCCGAAGAAGGATACAACTGTAGCCACCGTTCATCTGAAGGTGGTCTGGCCAGAGGGAGAACCTCCACCCAAGTGGGAGAAAGAACTTCAAAAAGCTCTGCAGAGTTGGTTCAACAAAAACCCCAAAAACAGAGTCACCACCGAGTGCTCAAAGCTAACCGGTCAAATGGATGGAAGTGTGAGGCTGGAGATAACACCGGCTACAG GGCAGGAGGATCTGTTCACTGACGACACCCAGCTGACCCTGAAGGACCAGACAACAGCCAGTGTGAGGCGTCTTAATGGGGGTGGTTCTGCTCGGGTCCACCATTACACCCACCCTTCTTGGTTAATCCCATCTGCACCACCT AAAAACAATTCTAACGACCAGAGTACCGGAAGTAAAACCAGTTCACAGGATTCAGAGCAACCTGATGCTGAAGAGGTTCCTAATGGG ACTCTAAAGAAGAAGGATAAACCTGTAGCAACCGTTCATCTGAAGGTAGTCTGGCCAGAGGGAGAACCTCCAAGCAGGTGGGAGACAGAACTTCAAAAAGCTCTGCAAAGTTGGTTCAACAAACACCAAAAAAGCGGAGTCACCACCAAGTGCTTAAATCTAACTGGTCAAAAAGATGGAAGTGTGAGGCTGGAGCTAATACCGGCTACAG GGCAGGAGGATCTGTTCACTGACGACACCCAGCTGACCCTGAGGGACCAGAAGACAACAGCCAGTGTGAGGCGTCTTAATGGGGGTGGTTCTGCTCCAGTAACCCATGACAACGACACTCCTCGGTTACTCCCATCTGCACCACCT ACCCCCATGAAGAAGGATAAACCTGTAGCAACCATTCATCTGAAGGTAGTCTGGCCAGAGGGAGAACCTCCACGCAGGTGGGAGACAGAACTTCAAAAAGCTCTGCAGAGTTGGTTCAACAAAAACCCCAAACGCACAGTCATCACTGAGTGTGTACGGCTAACTGATCAAAAGGATGGAAGTGTGAGGCTGGAGATAATACCGGCTACAG GGCAGGAGGATCTGTTCACTGACGACACCCAGCTGACCCTGAGGGACCAGAAGACAACAGCCAGTGTGAG GCGTCTTAATGGGGGTGGTTCTGCTCCAGTAACCCATGACAACGACACTCCTCGGTTATTCCCATCTGCACCACCT GAGCCTGTGAGCTGCACTGTACCGCTGGTCCTCTTCTGGTACGTGAACCAGGTCTACAGAGAGAAAATGAAACGCATCGAGGAAAAAAACGGAGTTCATATCCAAAAGGAAGTGAAGGTGTCCTTCAACGGTGACACCAGCGCTGGAGCAGACCCAGTCAAGGCTCTCTCTGAATTCACCGATCTAGTCCAGTCTTGTTTAGGAGACTCCACATGCTACTCTTACTCCCATGAGCCCGGTCAAGTGGACTGGGAGAAAGCCCTTCAACTCATCCAGCAGGGTCGAGAGAAGCTCACGCTTACCGTGTCCCCCcatgaggtggaggtgtgtgggccAATGGAAAGCCTGAAGACTTTCCAAAATTATTCAAAAATTATAAAGAAAAGCCATAATTCCCAGATTCCTGGTCCGTCATCTACAGGGGAAGCTCAAGGAAGATCAGACACATTGCACATTGATCCAGTACATTGGCTTGTAATAACTACTCTCTTTAAGACGGAGTTGGCAGAACTTGAAAAAGGGTTTGGGGTGAAATATGGTTACATACAGGATAAGGTGAAGGCAAGAGCTGAAATGAAATCCAAAGATGCCTTTACCCTGGAGAGCGACTCCCTCAGAGCTCTTGTGTGCCTGCACCAGAGAGTGACCGCCTCGGTACTGAGTTGCTCCCtgcagagccagagccagagacacCTAGTGAAGGAGAGACTGGCTGGACTCCCTGGGGTCGTCCCTGATTTTCGGGGGGACCAGTGGAGGATCATCGGCCTGCCAGAGGACCTGCGCCGGGCTGTTGACCTCATCGAGAGTGACCTAGGAAGACCCGTCTTCAGGGAGGAGGACAAGCAGAGGATTGGACACCTGAGATATGGAGTCGACTCCAGCGGAGGAAGTGACATGGCAGGGGGCAAACCCCCAGTGAGGGGAGCCCCGgcagctgaagaagaagaagacaagtGTCCTGTTTGCATGGATCAAATTACAAACAGGAGAATGCTGCCGTGCCACCACGCGTTGTGCAAGGAATGTCTGGAAAACTTAGTGACACAGATGGGACCCACCTGTCCGATATGTAAAGCTCTTTTTGGAGAATTGACGGGAGACCAGCCTGACGGAAGAATGACATATGAAACTCAACGTTATTCACTTCCAGGTTTCCAGGGACACGGCAATATAGTGATCAAATATGAGATGTATCCTGGAAAACAGACG GCCCGACACCCCAACCCTGGGAAGACACATTATGGCACCCAGAGATCAGCGTACCTCCCAGACAACAGAGAAGGCAGGGAGGTGCTGAGGTTACTGCAGAGAGCCTTCGACAAGAGGTTGATCTTCACGGTGGGGACCTCCCGTACCTCGGGGTCCGAGGACCAGGTCACCTGGAACGATATCCACCACAAGACTAGCATCAGTGGAGGTCCATCGAG CTTTGGGTATCCAGACCCCGACTACCTTCGGAGGGTGAAGGAGGAACTGAAGGCGAAAGGCATCGAGTGA